One stretch of Nycticebus coucang isolate mNycCou1 chromosome 7, mNycCou1.pri, whole genome shotgun sequence DNA includes these proteins:
- the LOC128589932 gene encoding polypyrimidine tract-binding protein 3, with amino-acid sequence MSNSTSFTANGNDNKKFKGDRPPCSPSRVLHLRKIPCDVTEAEVISLGLPFGKVTNLLMLKGKSQAFLEMASEEAAITMVNYYTPVAPQLRSQPVYIQYSNHRELKTDNLPNQARAQAALQAVSAVQSGGLALPGASSNESPVLPGQSPVLRIIIENLFYPVTLEVLHQIFSKFGTVLKIITFTKNNQFQALLQYADPVNAHYAKMALDGQNIYNACCTLRIDFSKLTSLNVKYNNDKSRDFTRLDLPTGDGQPSLEPPMAAAFGAPGIISSPYAGAAGFAPTIGFPQATGLSVPAVPGALGPLAITSSAVTGRMAISGTGGIPGNSVLLVTNLNPDLITPHGLFILFGVYGDVHRVKIMFNKKENALVQMADANQAQLAMNHLSGQRLYGKVLRATLSKHQAVLLPREGQEDQGLTKDFSNSPLHRFKKPGSKNFQNIFPPSATLHLSNIPPSVTVDDLESLFIDAGCSVKAFKFFQKDRKMALIQLGSVEEAIQALIELHNHDLGENHHLRVSFSKSTI; translated from the coding sequence ATGAGCAATTCTACTTCTTTTACAGCTAATGGGAATGACAACAAGAAATTTAAAGGAGATAGACCTCCCTGTTCGCCTTCCCGTGTTCTCCATCTTCGCAAAATTCCATGTGATGTCACCGAAGCAGAGGTCATATCATTAGGTTTACCATTTGGCAAAGTAACTAATCTTTTGATGTTGAAAGGAAAAAGCCAGGCTTTCTTAGAAATGGCTTCTGAGGAAGCTGCTATTACTATGGTGAATTATTACACTCCTGTTGCTCCTCAGCTTCGAAGCCAGCCTGTTTATATTCAGTATTCTAATCACAGAGAACTTAAGACTGACAATCTACCTAATCAAGCTAGAGCCCAAGCTGCACTGCAGGCTGTCAGTGCTGTCCAGTCAGGAGGCCTGGCCCTTCCTGGAGCTTCTTCTAATGAAAGCCCAGTCCTCCCCGGGCAGAGCCCTGTGCTCCGAATAATTATTGAAAACCTCTTTTATCCTGTTACTCTGGAAGTTCTTCATCagatattttctaaatttggCACAGTCTTGAAGATTATCACCTTTACAAAGAATAATCAGTTTCAAGCCTTGCTTCAGTATGCTGACCCAGTGAATGCACATTATGCCAAAATGGCTCTGGATGGCCAGAATATCTATAATGCATGCTGCACTCTGCGTATTGACTTCTCCAAGCTCACCAGCCTTAATGTGAAATACAATAATGATAAAAGCAGAGACTTCACTCGCTTAGACCTTCCTACTGGTGATGGCCAGCCATCCCTTGAACCCCCTATGGCTGCTGCTTTTGGTGCACCAGGTATAATTTCTTCACCATATGCAGGAGCTGCTGGATTTGCCCCAACCATTGGATTTCCTCAAGCTACAGGTCTGTCCGTTCCAGCTGTTCCTGGAGCTCTTGGTCCTCTTGCAATCACTTCCTCTGCTGTCACTGGACGGATGGCTATTTCTGGGACTGGTGGTATACCAGGAAATTCTGTTCTGCTTGTCACCAATCTCAATCCTGATCTTATCACACCACATGGGCTTTTTATCCTCTTTGGAGTATATGGTGATGTTCATCGAGTGAAGATTATgtttaacaagaaagaaaatgccttgGTTCAGATGGCAGATGCAAATCAAGCTCAGCTAGCAATGAACCATCTAAGTGGTCAGAGACTTTATGGGAAAGTGCTTCGTGCTACACTGTCGAAACATCAAGCAGTTCTGCTTCCTCGAGAGGGACAAGAAGACCAAGGTCTGACGAAGGATTTCAGCAATAGTCCTTTGCATCGCTTTAAAAAGCCTGGCTCTAAAaacttccaaaatatttttccacCATCAGCCACTTTGCATCTTTCCAACATTCCCCCTTCTGTTACAGTGGATGATCTGGAGAGCCTTTTCATAGATGCTGGATGTTCAGTGAAGGCTTTTAAGTTCTTTCAGAAAGATCGCAAAATGGCACTCATTCAATTGGGATCTGTGGAAGAAGCAATCCAGGCCCTCATTGAGCTTCATAACCATGATCTTGGAGAAAATCACCACCTCAGAGTTTCTTTCTCAAAATCTACAATCTGA